The genomic window AACGCTGCAGGCAATTTGATCGCTGCGGTGATCATGTCCTTTTCAACTTTCGGTTATTACGGACAGATCTGGTTCAACCGTGATTACACCTACGAGTGTGCCGTTGAGGAAATGCCTGCCGGATATGCAGAAGCTCTTATGAATTACAGCCCTGCATGGGCATTGCCTGTTGTCATTATCATTGGAATAGCGGTTGCTGTGGTGAATTACAATATCACGAAAAAGCTGTTCAAATTCGATCAATAATAAAAAGGTACTGCCTCGTAAAATGTAAAAACGAAAGGACTGAAAAGCTATGTATAAGATAACAGTAAAAATTGACGGCATGATGTGCGGAATGTGCGAATCCCATATCAACGATGCCATTCGGAACAAGATGCCCGTAAAGAAAGTATCTTCTTCTCATAAAAAAGGAGAAACAGTCATTATCAGCGAAAATGAACTGACTTCAGAAACAGTAACCGCCGCACTGGACGGTTCGGGTTATACTGTAATGAGTGTAACTTGCGAACCGTATGAGAAGAAAGGCTTTTTCAGCAAAAAGTAAAGGAGAATCATCATGAGTGCAAATTATAAGAACTGGGTACCCAACGGAATGATTACGGCATTGACCGCAGGAACGGCGGTTCTCGGTGTCGGAACAGCAGCACTGATGTGTGTGAATATGAATCCGAATCTGAAAAAAGCACTTGTCGGAACGGCAGGAGCAGGCACACTTCTCTGCGGTGCAATGACGGCTAGGAGCATTTATGCGCACGGAAAATTCTCCTATGACGGCAACCGCCAGCTGTCGAAAGAGATCGTTGAAGGTACTGCAAAATATGTCACACTGCCGGAAGGCGGTATCGGACTGGATGTCGGCTGCGGCAGCGGAGCGCTCACCATTGCTTGTGCCAAGCGGAATCCGCAGGGCAGAATGATCGGTATTGACCGTTGGGGCAAGGAATATGCGTCGTTCAGTCAGCAGCTCTGCGAAGATAATTCAGATGCAGAGGGCGTTCAGAATACGGAATTCCATCAGGGCGATGCTTGCAAGCTCGATTATCCTGATAAGTATTTTGACGCAGTGACAAGCAATTATGTTTATCACAATATTGCAGGTGTAAACAAACAGGAGCTTCTTCGTGAGACTCTGCGTGTGCTGAAAAAAGGCGGAACGTTCGCCATTCATGATATCATGTCAAAGGCTCGCTACGGCGATATGCAACAGTTTGTCAGTGAACTGTATGACGAGGGCTATGAGGTTGTCGAACTGATCGACACGACAAACGGTATGTTCATGTCAAAGGGCGAAGCCCATATTCTCGGACTTAAGGGTTCGTCACTGTTGATCGGAAAGAAGTGAGTATGATGCTTCAGGCATTGGGTTACGGTCTGATCTGGTCGGTCATGTGGAACGTTTATGTATTTCTGATTCTGAAATTCTATCCGTTTTCGATGCTTCACGATTATCCGAAAGATATTCAGGCTGCGGCAACCATTGAGAAGCCGTCAAAAGCACAAGAAAAAGCTGCCAAACGATTCGGCGCAGTCGGTGGTCTCATCATATTTGGTGTACTCCTTGCATTCGGATTACTCCGATTCCACAGCGAACAGGCTTCATTTTTGCAAGTGTTGAAATATATCTTCATCATTGCTATGACATGGAATGTGGTTGATCTGCTGGTCATGGACTGGCTTATCGTATGCACGATCACGCCGAAATGGATCGTATTAAGCGGAACAGAGGGCTGCATGGGATATAAGGACTATCTTTACCATTTCAAGGGCTTTCTGCTTGGGTGCGTGTATACAAGCATTATGGCACTGCTGTTTTCGGGGATAGATTATGCGATCCTCCGATTGGTGATATGGAAATAAGGTGATATGATGAAGAAAAAAGAACATTTGCCGCTGTTCGGTGTCGGACCGATCTATGTTTACACCATTGCAATGATTACGCTGATCGCTTTCCTTTGCAGAAATCTGTCCGTATTTGAAGAAGGAAGGCTCACAAATATCAAAGCAATACTGATAATACTCGGAAGCGTCCTTGTCGTGATCGGAGCAGTTATGTGGATCATGGCGGTGATCGTATCAAAACTAGATGACAATATCAAGAAAAATCATCTTGTAACGACCGGTATTTACTCTTGGGTGCGGAATCCGATCTATTCAGCTTGTATGTTTGCCTGCACAGGCTTTATTCTTATGATCGGAAATGCGTTCTTCTTTGTATTGCCCTTTGTTTACTGGCTTTTCATGACGGTTCTGATGAAGCAAACGGAAGAAAAATGGCTGCGTGCGCTTTACGGTCAGGAGTATGAGGATTACTGCAAGCGTGTCAATCGCTGTATTCCGTTTAAGAGAGGATAAATAATGCTGAAACTATGTTTGCTGACCGCATTTATCGGTCATTTGATGTGCTGGTACTGCGACTGCCTTATCACATATACGCCTGACGGCAGGTTTTCAGCCAAAATGCTGAATGATAATGAACAGCTTTCTGAATTATTCATGGATATGCCGCTGAAAAGACCGATGCGTTCTATTATGCTTGGCGTTTTTGCGCTTGTCATGTCATTCTGCGGATTTCTTGCTCTGAGCGAGTGGATGCGGCAGTTTTCAAGCGTTTATGCATTTATTATGCTGATCGGTGCTGTCTTGTTTACGACTTGTGTGATACCGCATCATGTGATATGCGGTCTGGTGGAATGGCTTTATATTAAGCTCGGACGAACCGATGATGCAAGAAAAGCCGTATTTGATTTTTTTAAGAAAACATCAGCAACAATGATCGTATGCTATACCGGACTGCTTATCTTTTCGGTCGCATTTTTCATTGCAGTTTTTACAGGTACGACCACTTTGCCGAAATGGGCGTGTATCTTTAACACATTGCCGCTGTTCCTAATCATATCACCGTTCAAGGTCGCAGGAAGCGGAAATATTGTCAATGCAGCAATGTTTCTTGCACTTGCGGTACTTATATAAAAGACGGAGGATAAAATATGGATACTGTGATCGGAATATTCGGCATCATAAGCGGCTTTCTTTGTGCGCTTGCAGATACGCCGCTTGCGTATTTCTTTGACGCAAATAATAAAAAGATCGGTCAGCGCAAAGATATTCAGACAGGCTGGCAGACCGCTTCATCCAAGAGATTCTATCTGTCGTTTCTGCTTTCATTTCTCGGTCAGCCCGGCTGCTATCTTGTTATATGGCGGCTCGCTGAAATGATCGGAAAGGAAAATGATACGATATGCAGTATCCTGAAAATCTGCACATTTCTCGGATGCTACACAGGTCTTATCACACACGCAGTCTTCTGTATCAAGCCGCTTGTATACAAGAATATATTTCAGGAGGCATCATTAAAATCCGCAGAAAACGCTCTGCATGAAACTGATAAGCTCACCATTTTGCCCGTACTTGTATGCAGCGTTACGCTGATCATGCTCCCTGCATTTCTGATCTCTGCGGCGATTTGGCAGGGCATTCTGCCTGTATCAAGACTGTGGATCATATTCAATCCCATATTCCTGATGATCGCTATGCTTGCGGTCAAAAAAGCATTTCCTAAGCTGCCGCTGATCGGATTTATGGGTACAAGTTTTATTGTATATGCGGCAATGCTGCTTGTCATAGCGAGGTGAAGAATTATGCTGAGAACGACCATGTATGGTAAGCAGCATAAGATTTTAGGAGGTATACAAATGACTGCAAAAGAATACAAAGACCTCTCCGTGAAGGAGTTTACCAAAGCTGCCGAGATCTATGAATCGGACAATGCAGGCGTCTACAATATGTGCAAAAAGGATTATCCGGATGTGCTGGCTGAGCTTGAAAAAGAACCGTTCACCGATCTTCTGGACTGCGGCTGCGGAACCGGTCCGATGCTCACGCTGCTGCATCGTAAATATCCTGATAAGCATTATACCGGCATTGACCTGACACCCAAAATGATCGAAGTCGCCAAGCGAAAGAATATGAAAGGAGTAGAGCTTGTGGTCGGTGACTGCGAGAATCTGCCATTTGCCGAAGATTCCTTTGATGTTGTGATCTGCTGTGAGAGTTTTCATCATTATCCCAATCCGCAGGATTTCTTCAGCAGCGTCTACCGTGTCCTCCGTCCGGGCGGCAGGCTGATCCTGCGTGATATGACGATGAATTCAGCGGCGGTGCGCTGGTTCTGCAATCACATTGAAATGCCGCTGATACACCTTGCAGGCAAGGGCGATGTACGCATCTACGGCAGAGAGGATATCCGGAAGCTGTGCGATAATGCCGGACTGCACATGGAATCCTTTGATAAGCGAGGTTTCTGCCGTCTGCATTGTGTTGTGAGAAAAATAAGATAAAACGAAAGGATAATAGTATGTATTTATTATTTTCGGCATTAGGACTGATCGGAGGTCTGCTTTGCTGCACGGGAGATATTCTCTTTGATCTGAAAGGCAAAGGCAACGAAAAGCTCGGAACTTCTAAGAATATCGACAGCAACTGGCTAAAAATGGCTGACTGGAGATTTGGTTTGTCTATCGCTCTTGCACTGATAGGCGATGCGCTGGTAGGGCTCGGCTTTTATTCTATCGGTATGCAGATAGCTGAAACACATTCGTCGCTCGGCTATTTGACGATAGGCTTCGGATATTTCGGTGCGATGGCTGGCATTTTCATTCATGCTTTTCTCTGCGTTCAGGCACTGATCTACAAAGGTGCAATGATACATGGTGATCTGCAAATAGCCGATGATATTCTCGAAAAAATATACAAACAGATCATGCCGACATTTCTTTTAGGCTATGCTACGCTGCTTGTACCGACAGTTCTTGTGATAATTGCAATTCTGAACGGCGCACTGGATGTACCGAAAATATGCGTGCTTCTGAATCCGATCGTGTTCCTTATTATTGGAACAACCTGCCGAAAAATTGATCCTGTAAAATTTCAGGATCTTCCCGGAATCATCATGCCGAGCTTCGGACTTTCAATGTTCGGGGTGATCGGAATTCTGAACCTGATATAAAAATCGCAGAGGAGGATAATACTATGAGACTCATGAAGAAGTTTTTTAGTCAGACAAGAAAACCCGAAGGTACACTCGGGAAAATGATGCTGAAAGGAATGAATTCAGGTCATGCAAAGCTGGCAGATTGGGGATTTGAGCATCTTCCGAAACTCTCTCCAAAAAAGGCTGCCGATCTTGGCTGCGGTGCAGGCAGAAATGCAGGAGAGCTGCTGAAAAAATATCCGCAGGCAAATGTGACTGCGATGGATTACTCTGCACTTTCAGTCCAGAAGGCAAAGGAATACAATCAGGCAATGATAGACGCAGGCAGGTGCAGAGTGATTCAGGGCGATGTTTCAAAGCTGCCCCTTGACGCTGACAGCTATGATCTTGTAACAGCCTTTGAAACGATCTACTTCTGGCCTGGACTTGAAAAATGCTTTTCGCAGGTAGCCAACATTCTGAAAGACGGCGGATACTTTATGATATGCAACGAGTCTGACGGAAAAGATCAGACGAGCAAGAAGTTTGAATCCATCATCGACGGTATGCGCTGCTATACACCTGCTGAAATAACAGCAGCTCTGAAAGCGGCAGGGTTTACGAGCGTGAAATCCGATCATCATCCGTCAAAGCCGTGGATCACTGTGATTGCTAAGAAATAATGATTCATCTGAAAGAAGGGACAAAATGGTGCTGTCGATTCTGTTTTCCGTCATGATGATGGCGGGACTGTTCCTGATGCTGTGGGGCGGCGTCGGTTTTATTCAGGACAAACGGTTCTTTTCATCTGCCCCGAAGGAAATCGTTGAGACCGTGCCGGATAGAAAGCCTGAACGCTTCAAAGGACAATATGCGATCGGCTGGCTGATGATCGGGCTTTCGTTTGTACTTATGCTGGGCGCGATTGTTCTGGGTGCCTGGGACGGGATCAGGAATGATTACGGATTCTGGCAGTTCTTTTTGAGATTTGTGATCATGCTGCTCGGTCTGAAAGCATTTGACATCGGTTTCTTTGACTGGGTACTGCTCTGCAATAACGGATTTTGCTTCTTTTCCCATTATTATCCCGAAACAAAAGGTGTGTACGGCCGTCACCTGTTCGGATATAACTGGAAAACCCATCTTGCACATATCGTGCTAAGCTTTCCGTTCGCAGCATTGCTGTCGTGGATATCTACCCTGATATGATACAATAAAAACGAGCCTATACAAATGCGTATAAGCTCGTTTTCGTTTCATATGGCACATTGATCACAGCTTCCAGCTTGCCGCCTTCTGTCTGTCTGTTACAAATGTACGATAAATACCGTCCTGCTGCATGAGTTCACCGTGCTTGCCCTGCTGTACGATTTTACCGCCGTCAATGACGATGATCCGGTCAGCGTGTTCGACTGTTTTCAGGCGGTGTGCGATCATGATGATCGTCTTTTCTTTGGTCAGCTCCTCGATTGCCTTTGTCAGCTCCGCTTCATTTTCGGGGTCAACATTGGCAGTCGCTTCATCGAGAATGATAATGGGCGAATCCTTCATGATCGCTCTTGCAATAGAAATACGCTGCTTTTCGCCGCCGGAGAGACTTGCGCCGCCCTCACCGATCACGGTTTCATAGCCGTCCGGCAGGCTCATGATAAAGTCATGGCAGCGTGCCTTTTTCGCAGCTTCGATGACCTTTTCCATTGGTGCATCAGGCTCGCCGAAGCGAATATTATTCGCAATGGTGTCCTCAAAGAGATACACCCGCTGGAACACAAAGCTGAAATTCCGCATCAGGCTGTCAAAGCTGTACTCCTTGACATTTTTCCCGCCGAGCAGCACCTCGCCGCTTTTTACATCCCAGAACCGTGCCATAAGACTGGTCAATGTGGTCTTTCCGCCTCCGGACGGGCCGACGATCGCAGTTGTGGTATGCTCAGGAATTTTCAGGTCAACGCCGTCTATGATCGTTCTGTTTTCATACGCAAATGTGATATGTTTCAACTCGATATCGTGGCTTGCCGGCGTGATATCCGCACCTTCAATGTCCATTTCCGGAATGGAGAGAATCTCATTTGCCTGATCAACGCAGATCGAGACGCTTCGGATCAGTGCGGAAAAACCCGCCATCACATCAAGGCTCTCATATATCATAAACGAACTGATCGTCATCATGATACAATAAAGCAGCGACATACTGCCGTTTATATAGAAATACACGGATGCGGCGCACATCAGAACGCCGGTCAGTTTTGTGACGATTTCCTGCAGGGTGATATACGGAATCACAGCATATTCAAGGTGCGTGTCACCGTTTTGCTTTGCCTTGATCGCCGCTTCCAGCTTCTTTGCACGGCTGCTGACAAGATTATAGTTCTTGACCTCTGCAATGCCCTGCACAAACTCAATCACTGCGGCAACAAGCTCTCTGTTTGCTTTCTGCTGCGCAGGTGCGCCCTTGCGGGTGGCTTTCTGCATTGCACCGTTGATGAGCGCATAGATTGCTACACCGGCAGTCAGGAGCAGACCGATTCTCCAATCAAAACAGAACACAAAAGCAGTGATAACAATTGTTGTCAGAATACCCTGAGTTGTCAGCATGACAACTCTCGTTGCCACATCGGAAAGCGCTTCCATTGTGTTTGTGGTCACGCTGGTGATATGTCCGAGACTGTTATCGTTGAAATAGCCCATCGGCAGATAGCGCAGATGCTCTGCAATTTCAATACGCTTGTTCGCACAGGAATGATAGCCGGCTTCAGTCTGGAGCATCGTGGTTTTCAGGTTGATGAAAAGCTGACCGAGTACCGATGCAGCGAGAATTGCAACGGCTAACCATATATTCTTGCTTGTCATATTGCCGTCCAGAATGCCCATGACGATCACGCCGATCGCTGAGATGCGCAGCGCCGCAAAGATCGCCTTGACCGTACCGAGCCCGATCGCCAGATACAGCTTTTTCCGGTCTTCTACATCGCAGAAATCAAAGAATCGTTTCAGTGTTGCAAACATCATGCACCCTCCTTTACAGCCATATGCGTTTCCCACATCTGCCGGTACAGCGGCGAATCTGCGAGCAATTCCTCCTGTGTGCCTGCTGCTTCAACATTACCGTTATTGATCAGAATGATCTGATCGGCGGATGCAATCGTGGACAGCCTGTGTGCGATCACAAGCAGCGTTTTGCCCTGTACCAGTTTCGCAACAGAAGACTGTACCAGCGCTTCATTTTCGGGATCGGTGTATGCAGTCGCTTCATCGAGAATGATGACCGGTGCATTTTTCAGCATAGCACGGGCTATGGAAATGCGCTGCCGTTCGCCGCCGGAAAGATGTCCGCCTGCACCGCCGACAACCGTCTGATAGCCGTGTTCGAGCTGCATGATGAAATCGTGGCAGCCGCAGGCTTTCGCTGCATTCATGACATCTTCATCGGTTGCATTCGGGTCGCCCATACGGATATTGTCCATGATCGTTTCGTCAAACAGATAGTTATCCTGCGAAACATAGGCGATATTTCTGTTATACTGTTCCAGTGGGATATTGCGTATATCCACACCGCCGAAGGAAATACTTCCGCTGTTCACATCCCAGAAGGATGCAATCAGCTTTGCAATCGTCGATTTGCCCGAACCGGACGGCCCGACCAGCGCATTGACCGTTCCCTGCCGGATATTCAGGTTGATGCCGTGCAGGATCTCCTCATCTTTGTAGCCGAAATGCACATCATGCAGCACAATATCCGTACCGTGCGGCTTTTCGGTCAGCTTCTCGGGACGGATCAGCTCGTCACGCTCCAGGATCTCCGTCGCTTCGCCGATGATCGTTCCCATTTTCGCAATGCCATCCCAGTAAGAAGCGATCGTCATCACAGGCGAAACCAGACCGAGGGAGAGAATGATTAGCATCAGCAGATCAGCGCCCGAAACTGAACCGTTCATGTAAAACAGCGCACCGAACGGCAACAGCCCAAGCAGAAAATATGGCATGATCAGCAGAGAAATATTCTGCCAGAGATTGCAGCGGCGCATCCAGTCGATGAAGCAGTCCGCACCTTCTTTTGCCGCAATGACGAATTTTTCATAGGAAGTTTTTGCCTTGCCGAACGCCTTGATGACCTCAATGCCGTTGATGTATTCGACAGCGGTATCATTCAGCTTTTTCGTTTTGACAACCGTATTTTCATAGCTTTCCTGACTGCCGACCATCATCAGCATGAAAAACGCTGCACCGACCGGCACGCAGATCAGCGAGATCAGCGTCAGCTTCCAGTTGATCGTCATCATGTAAATGATGAGTGCGACCGGAACGAATGCAGAGGACAGCACCTCCGGAATGATGTGTGCCAGCGTGGTTTCAATGGAATCCACCCGCTCACAGATGATGTTTTTATAGGTACCGCTGGACTGTGACAGCACCGAACCGAGTGGCAGCTTTGACAGCTTTTCTGTAAGCTGGCGACGGATATTGGCAAGCACCTCAAAGGTCGCTGCGTGAGAAAGTGTTGTAGAAATTGCATGGCAGATACGGCACAGTAGCCAGAACACTGCCATTTTGATGATGCTTGCAGTCAGCATTGACATATCCTTATCCAGTGTGCCTGCGTGCATCTCCAGCAGCTTGCCCACAATATCCGCCATATACAGATACGGCATCAGCCCGAACACGACCTTGCACATTGCCAGAATGACGCTCATTACGTAATTTGGCTTCTTCTGCCCTGCGAATGCGATCACCCAACTGATCGCAGAGCGTTTCTTTGTTTCTTCCATCAAAACTCCTCCTTTATGTATTAGCAATCGCTAACCCTATCCCAAAAGATAAACGGCATTAAATGCCGAGTATCTTTTTCCAGCCTGCCGAAAAGAACGCATCCAGCGTTTCCGCATAGTGCATCGCTTCCTCGCGGCTGAAATCGTGGATTACTGCCTCGAACAGTGCCGAGACATTCGCCGTCACCAGCATATGAAATTCCTGCTGTGAGAGCTCGTTGACGGTCATGTTATACTGCTTCATGCGCTCAAAATAGTCAAGCGTCGAGCGTTCCTCCAGCAGCGCCATATCGTGAACAAAGCTCTCAAATCTGGTTCCCTGCGAACGGCAGATCAGCAGCTTGAATGCTTCAAAGTGATCATAGATGAAGCACATCAGCCACTTGGTCTCGCTTTCGCTCTCATTCCAGAGCTGCTGCACATCCCCGCATTTCATGACCTCGTAGCCCTGTTCAACAAACGCCTGATAATTAGCCATTAACTCGTCGATCGTCGGTTCTACAAGTGCTGCAAACATTTTTTCTTTGTTCGGAAAATGGCGGTACAGTGCGCCGACCGTCAGCCCGACCCCAGATGCGATCCTACGCATAGATGCGCTCTCAAAGCCGTATTCCATAAATTCTCTGACTGCGGCGGATATGATTTTTTCGTGCGCTTCG from Ruminococcus sp. NK3A76 includes these protein-coding regions:
- a CDS encoding DUF6796 family protein produces the protein MLKLCLLTAFIGHLMCWYCDCLITYTPDGRFSAKMLNDNEQLSELFMDMPLKRPMRSIMLGVFALVMSFCGFLALSEWMRQFSSVYAFIMLIGAVLFTTCVIPHHVICGLVEWLYIKLGRTDDARKAVFDFFKKTSATMIVCYTGLLIFSVAFFIAVFTGTTTLPKWACIFNTLPLFLIISPFKVAGSGNIVNAAMFLALAVLI
- a CDS encoding DUF6796 family protein, with the translated sequence MYLLFSALGLIGGLLCCTGDILFDLKGKGNEKLGTSKNIDSNWLKMADWRFGLSIALALIGDALVGLGFYSIGMQIAETHSSLGYLTIGFGYFGAMAGIFIHAFLCVQALIYKGAMIHGDLQIADDILEKIYKQIMPTFLLGYATLLVPTVLVIIAILNGALDVPKICVLLNPIVFLIIGTTCRKIDPVKFQDLPGIIMPSFGLSMFGVIGILNLI
- a CDS encoding ABC transporter ATP-binding protein, which gives rise to MFATLKRFFDFCDVEDRKKLYLAIGLGTVKAIFAALRISAIGVIVMGILDGNMTSKNIWLAVAILAASVLGQLFINLKTTMLQTEAGYHSCANKRIEIAEHLRYLPMGYFNDNSLGHITSVTTNTMEALSDVATRVVMLTTQGILTTIVITAFVFCFDWRIGLLLTAGVAIYALINGAMQKATRKGAPAQQKANRELVAAVIEFVQGIAEVKNYNLVSSRAKKLEAAIKAKQNGDTHLEYAVIPYITLQEIVTKLTGVLMCAASVYFYINGSMSLLYCIMMTISSFMIYESLDVMAGFSALIRSVSICVDQANEILSIPEMDIEGADITPASHDIELKHITFAYENRTIIDGVDLKIPEHTTTAIVGPSGGGKTTLTSLMARFWDVKSGEVLLGGKNVKEYSFDSLMRNFSFVFQRVYLFEDTIANNIRFGEPDAPMEKVIEAAKKARCHDFIMSLPDGYETVIGEGGASLSGGEKQRISIARAIMKDSPIIILDEATANVDPENEAELTKAIEELTKEKTIIMIAHRLKTVEHADRIIVIDGGKIVQQGKHGELMQQDGIYRTFVTDRQKAASWKL
- a CDS encoding TetR/AcrR family transcriptional regulator; protein product: MPRDKTEAHEKIISAAVREFMEYGFESASMRRIASGVGLTVGALYRHFPNKEKMFAALVEPTIDELMANYQAFVEQGYEVMKCGDVQQLWNESESETKWLMCFIYDHFEAFKLLICRSQGTRFESFVHDMALLEERSTLDYFERMKQYNMTVNELSQQEFHMLVTANVSALFEAVIHDFSREEAMHYAETLDAFFSAGWKKILGI
- a CDS encoding DUF6796 family protein; protein product: MDTVIGIFGIISGFLCALADTPLAYFFDANNKKIGQRKDIQTGWQTASSKRFYLSFLLSFLGQPGCYLVIWRLAEMIGKENDTICSILKICTFLGCYTGLITHAVFCIKPLVYKNIFQEASLKSAENALHETDKLTILPVLVCSVTLIMLPAFLISAAIWQGILPVSRLWIIFNPIFLMIAMLAVKKAFPKLPLIGFMGTSFIVYAAMLLVIAR
- a CDS encoding ABC transporter ATP-binding protein — protein: MEETKKRSAISWVIAFAGQKKPNYVMSVILAMCKVVFGLMPYLYMADIVGKLLEMHAGTLDKDMSMLTASIIKMAVFWLLCRICHAISTTLSHAATFEVLANIRRQLTEKLSKLPLGSVLSQSSGTYKNIICERVDSIETTLAHIIPEVLSSAFVPVALIIYMMTINWKLTLISLICVPVGAAFFMLMMVGSQESYENTVVKTKKLNDTAVEYINGIEVIKAFGKAKTSYEKFVIAAKEGADCFIDWMRRCNLWQNISLLIMPYFLLGLLPFGALFYMNGSVSGADLLMLIILSLGLVSPVMTIASYWDGIAKMGTIIGEATEILERDELIRPEKLTEKPHGTDIVLHDVHFGYKDEEILHGINLNIRQGTVNALVGPSGSGKSTIAKLIASFWDVNSGSISFGGVDIRNIPLEQYNRNIAYVSQDNYLFDETIMDNIRMGDPNATDEDVMNAAKACGCHDFIMQLEHGYQTVVGGAGGHLSGGERQRISIARAMLKNAPVIILDEATAYTDPENEALVQSSVAKLVQGKTLLVIAHRLSTIASADQIILINNGNVEAAGTQEELLADSPLYRQMWETHMAVKEGA
- a CDS encoding heavy-metal-associated domain-containing protein, which codes for MYKITVKIDGMMCGMCESHINDAIRNKMPVKKVSSSHKKGETVIISENELTSETVTAALDGSGYTVMSVTCEPYEKKGFFSKK
- a CDS encoding isoprenylcysteine carboxylmethyltransferase family protein: MMKKKEHLPLFGVGPIYVYTIAMITLIAFLCRNLSVFEEGRLTNIKAILIILGSVLVVIGAVMWIMAVIVSKLDDNIKKNHLVTTGIYSWVRNPIYSACMFACTGFILMIGNAFFFVLPFVYWLFMTVLMKQTEEKWLRALYGQEYEDYCKRVNRCIPFKRG
- a CDS encoding class I SAM-dependent methyltransferase, which produces MRLMKKFFSQTRKPEGTLGKMMLKGMNSGHAKLADWGFEHLPKLSPKKAADLGCGAGRNAGELLKKYPQANVTAMDYSALSVQKAKEYNQAMIDAGRCRVIQGDVSKLPLDADSYDLVTAFETIYFWPGLEKCFSQVANILKDGGYFMICNESDGKDQTSKKFESIIDGMRCYTPAEITAALKAAGFTSVKSDHHPSKPWITVIAKK
- a CDS encoding class I SAM-dependent methyltransferase, whose product is MTAKEYKDLSVKEFTKAAEIYESDNAGVYNMCKKDYPDVLAELEKEPFTDLLDCGCGTGPMLTLLHRKYPDKHYTGIDLTPKMIEVAKRKNMKGVELVVGDCENLPFAEDSFDVVICCESFHHYPNPQDFFSSVYRVLRPGGRLILRDMTMNSAAVRWFCNHIEMPLIHLAGKGDVRIYGREDIRKLCDNAGLHMESFDKRGFCRLHCVVRKIR
- a CDS encoding class I SAM-dependent methyltransferase → MSANYKNWVPNGMITALTAGTAVLGVGTAALMCVNMNPNLKKALVGTAGAGTLLCGAMTARSIYAHGKFSYDGNRQLSKEIVEGTAKYVTLPEGGIGLDVGCGSGALTIACAKRNPQGRMIGIDRWGKEYASFSQQLCEDNSDAEGVQNTEFHQGDACKLDYPDKYFDAVTSNYVYHNIAGVNKQELLRETLRVLKKGGTFAIHDIMSKARYGDMQQFVSELYDEGYEVVELIDTTNGMFMSKGEAHILGLKGSSLLIGKK